One window of Paenibacillus albicereus genomic DNA carries:
- a CDS encoding pyridoxal phosphate-dependent aminotransferase, with protein MSNSRFSAAAPGLVPARRLQGLPEQFFAKLVGKANARAALGRDVINLGQGNPDTPTPAHIVEKMQQASADPRYHRYPPFRGFPFLKEAVALRYKEDYGVDLDPETEVAILFGGKTGLIEISQCLLDPGDLCLVPDPGYPDYWSGVALSGARMSFMPLREENGFLPDYSRISAEDRRDAKLMFFNYPNNPTGAVATPEFYRETVEFAAANGIVAASDFAYGALGFDGRRPISFLETPGAKEVGVEFYTLSKTYNMAGWRVGFALGNARVIELINLIQDHYYCSLFGGIQEAAAAALTGSQQSVRELGARYESRREALFGELERIGWQAERPGGSFFCWLPVPKGMTSESFADIVLEQADVVVAPGIGFGQHGEGYVRLGLLTEEDRLREAAARIGKLGLFG; from the coding sequence ATGAGCAACAGCCGCTTCAGCGCGGCGGCGCCGGGCCTCGTGCCCGCGCGCCGCTTGCAAGGGCTGCCGGAGCAGTTTTTCGCCAAGCTGGTCGGCAAGGCGAACGCCCGCGCCGCGCTCGGCCGGGACGTAATCAACCTCGGCCAAGGCAACCCGGATACCCCTACGCCCGCCCATATCGTCGAGAAGATGCAGCAGGCGTCCGCCGACCCTCGCTACCATCGCTACCCGCCGTTCCGCGGCTTTCCGTTCCTGAAGGAAGCGGTCGCGCTGCGGTACAAGGAGGACTACGGCGTCGACCTCGACCCCGAGACCGAGGTCGCGATCCTGTTCGGCGGCAAGACCGGCCTCATCGAGATCAGCCAGTGCCTGCTCGATCCCGGCGACTTGTGCCTCGTCCCCGATCCGGGCTATCCGGACTACTGGTCCGGCGTCGCGCTCTCGGGCGCGCGCATGTCGTTCATGCCGCTGCGCGAGGAGAACGGCTTTCTGCCGGATTACAGCCGCATCAGCGCGGAGGACCGCCGGGACGCCAAGCTGATGTTCTTCAACTATCCGAACAATCCGACCGGAGCGGTCGCGACGCCGGAGTTTTACCGCGAGACGGTCGAGTTCGCCGCGGCGAACGGCATCGTCGCCGCCAGCGACTTCGCCTACGGCGCGCTCGGCTTCGACGGCCGGCGGCCGATCAGCTTCCTCGAGACGCCGGGAGCCAAGGAGGTCGGCGTGGAGTTCTACACGCTGTCCAAGACGTACAACATGGCCGGCTGGCGCGTCGGCTTCGCGCTCGGCAACGCGCGCGTCATCGAGCTCATCAACCTGATCCAGGACCACTACTACTGCAGCCTGTTCGGCGGCATCCAGGAAGCGGCGGCGGCGGCGCTGACCGGCTCCCAGCAGTCGGTGCGCGAGCTCGGCGCCAGATACGAGTCCCGCCGCGAGGCGCTGTTCGGCGAGCTGGAGCGCATCGGCTGGCAGGCGGAGCGCCCGGGCGGCTCGTTCTTCTGCTGGCTGCCCGTGCCGAAGGGCATGACGTCGGAGTCGTTCGCCGACATCGTGCTGGAGCAGGCCGACGTCGTCGTCGCGCCCGGCATCGGCTTCGGCCAGCATGGCGAAGGCTACGTGCGGCTCGGCCTGCTGACGGAGGAGGACCGCCTGCGCGAAGCGGCGGCCCGCATCGGCAAGCTCGGCCTGTTCGGCTGA
- a CDS encoding glutamate-5-semialdehyde dehydrogenase, with translation MNMQANLSAAQEEATRKAAAARKAASRLAVLTTEQKDEALGRMADALLERAAELIEANAIDLKRGEENGTAPSLLDRLRLTPERIEAIAEGVRQVIGLPDPVGRTVQAIERPNGLSIEQVTVPLGVIGMIYEARPNVTVDAAALSLKTGNAVVLRGGSAALQTNLKTAEILRSALAASAIPPESLQLIEDPSRASADAMLKLSGLLDVIIPRGGAALIRNVVENATVPVIETGAGICHTYVHEDADADMAVAIAVNAKAQRPSVCNSMETLLLHRRFAERGLARIAASMKEAGVELKGCPEALSLLGSGAARPATDEDYATEYNDYVLNIRIVDNLEEALEHIDRFGTRHSECIVAESAEAAGEFLDRVDAAAVYHNASTRFTDGFEFGYGAEIGISTQKLHVRGPMGLPALTSTKYRIRGTGQIRG, from the coding sequence ATGAACATGCAAGCCAACCTGTCCGCCGCGCAGGAGGAAGCCACCCGCAAGGCTGCCGCGGCGCGCAAAGCCGCATCGCGCCTCGCCGTGCTGACGACGGAGCAGAAGGACGAGGCGCTCGGACGCATGGCGGACGCGCTGCTGGAGCGCGCCGCCGAGCTGATCGAGGCCAACGCGATCGATCTGAAGAGAGGCGAGGAGAACGGCACCGCCCCCTCCCTGCTTGACCGGCTGAGGCTGACCCCGGAGCGGATCGAAGCCATCGCCGAGGGCGTGCGCCAGGTGATCGGCCTGCCCGATCCGGTCGGCCGGACCGTGCAGGCCATCGAGCGGCCGAACGGCCTGTCGATCGAGCAGGTGACCGTGCCGCTCGGCGTCATCGGCATGATCTACGAAGCGCGGCCGAACGTGACCGTCGACGCGGCGGCTCTTTCGCTCAAGACGGGCAACGCCGTCGTGCTGCGCGGCGGCAGCGCCGCGCTGCAGACGAACCTCAAGACGGCGGAGATTCTGCGCTCCGCGCTCGCGGCATCCGCGATTCCGCCCGAATCGCTGCAGCTGATCGAGGATCCGAGCCGCGCCTCGGCCGACGCGATGCTCAAGCTCAGCGGCCTGCTCGACGTCATCATCCCGCGCGGCGGGGCTGCGCTCATCCGCAACGTCGTCGAGAACGCGACGGTGCCCGTCATTGAGACCGGCGCCGGAATCTGCCATACTTATGTGCATGAGGATGCGGACGCGGACATGGCCGTCGCCATCGCCGTCAACGCCAAGGCCCAGCGGCCGTCGGTATGCAACTCGATGGAGACGCTGCTGCTGCATCGCCGCTTCGCCGAGCGCGGACTCGCGCGGATCGCCGCGTCGATGAAGGAAGCCGGCGTGGAGCTGAAGGGCTGCCCCGAGGCGCTTTCCCTGCTGGGAAGCGGCGCGGCGCGTCCGGCGACGGACGAGGACTACGCCACGGAGTACAACGATTACGTGCTCAACATCCGGATCGTCGACAACCTCGAGGAGGCGCTGGAGCATATCGATCGCTTCGGCACCCGCCACTCGGAGTGCATCGTCGCCGAAAGCGCGGAGGCTGCGGGCGAGTTCCTCGACCGCGTCGATGCGGCCGCCGTCTACCACAACGCTTCGACCCGGTTTACGGACGGGTTCGAATTCGGCTATGGCGCGGAGATCGGCATCAGCACGCAAAAGCTCCATGTGCGCGGCCCGATGGGGCTGCCGGCGCTGACATCCACCAAGTACCGCATCCGCGGAACCGGCCAGATCCGCGGCTGA
- the proB gene encoding glutamate 5-kinase has product MSADRRVVKIGSSSLTSPEGGLNKERLAFYAGELADLHRQGREVLLVTSGAVAAGFKVIGYESRPKLLHEKQAAAAVGQALLMQAYQEALAAEGIRCAQLLLTRPDFTARGRGRNAMMTIDELLRQGVVPIINENDTVSTDELKFGDNDMLSALVANLVGARQLIIVTDTDGLYTADPRRDPAARKIERVEAITGELMGLAGGAGSSVGTGGMRSKIEAARIAMRGGVPAFIGRVLEPGELLLAASGSGKGTYFESREHHLPVKKQWLGFHSMPSGSIAVDAGAERALVSGGKSLLPAGVTAVSGDFHPGDVVEVTDPAGRLIGRGIVNYDCWQLRAAAGLGSEEVRRRVDVSRIEVIHRDEWITLA; this is encoded by the coding sequence ATGAGCGCTGACAGACGCGTCGTCAAGATCGGGAGCAGCTCGCTGACAAGTCCCGAAGGCGGATTGAACAAGGAAAGACTGGCATTCTATGCCGGAGAGCTGGCCGACCTCCACCGGCAAGGCCGCGAGGTGCTGCTCGTCACCTCGGGCGCCGTCGCCGCCGGCTTCAAGGTGATCGGCTACGAGTCGCGGCCGAAGCTGCTGCACGAGAAGCAGGCCGCGGCCGCCGTCGGCCAGGCGCTGCTCATGCAGGCCTACCAGGAGGCGCTCGCGGCCGAGGGCATCCGCTGCGCGCAGCTGCTGCTGACGCGGCCGGACTTCACTGCCCGCGGCCGGGGGCGCAACGCGATGATGACGATCGACGAGCTGCTGCGGCAGGGCGTCGTGCCGATCATCAACGAGAACGATACGGTATCCACCGACGAGCTGAAGTTCGGCGACAACGACATGCTGTCCGCGCTCGTCGCCAATCTGGTCGGAGCGCGCCAGCTCATCATCGTCACTGATACGGACGGCCTTTATACGGCCGATCCGCGCCGCGATCCGGCCGCGCGCAAGATCGAGCGCGTCGAGGCGATCACCGGCGAGCTGATGGGCCTCGCCGGCGGGGCCGGCTCGAGCGTCGGCACCGGCGGCATGCGCTCCAAGATCGAGGCCGCGCGCATCGCGATGCGCGGCGGCGTGCCGGCGTTCATCGGCCGCGTGCTCGAGCCCGGCGAGCTGCTGCTCGCCGCTTCCGGCAGCGGCAAGGGCACGTATTTCGAATCGCGCGAGCATCATCTGCCCGTCAAAAAGCAATGGCTGGGCTTCCACTCGATGCCGAGCGGCAGCATCGCCGTCGACGCCGGAGCCGAGCGCGCGCTCGTCAGCGGCGGCAAGAGCCTGCTGCCCGCCGGAGTAACCGCCGTGAGCGGAGACTTCCATCCCGGCGACGTCGTCGAGGTGACCGACCCCGCCGGCCGCCTGATCGGCCGGGGCATCGTCAACTACGACTGCTGGCAGCTGCGGGCGGCCGCCGGCCTCGGCTCGGAGGAGGTGCGGCGGCGCGTCGACGTCTCCCGCATCGAGGTCATCCACCGCGACGAATGGATCACGCTCGCCTGA
- the proC gene encoding pyrroline-5-carboxylate reductase translates to MTMQSAAGATPAAPDAPLQQLRFCFYGAGSMAEAVARGMTGRQLCPPEQIGMFNRSGGQRLADLRALYGVTTAETPEDKDRLLTEADVVILSMKPKDAEEALRSVAATLRPGQLIVSMIAGLSIRTIQALLGQPLAVVRTMPNTSSSIGLGATGLSFSGEASDEQRRIGEQLFRSVGMTVTVEEPLLEAVTGVSGSGPAYLYYIMESMIQAGVELGLDSALARELTVQTMLGAAEMMRVTGEEPAELRRQVTSPGGTTQAAIALMEEHGVGLHFRQGMKKSAERASEIGRDLERSVLGE, encoded by the coding sequence ATGACGATGCAATCCGCGGCCGGCGCTACGCCGGCCGCTCCCGATGCGCCGCTCCAGCAGCTGCGCTTCTGCTTTTACGGAGCCGGCTCGATGGCCGAAGCCGTCGCCCGCGGCATGACCGGCCGCCAGCTGTGCCCGCCGGAGCAGATCGGCATGTTCAACCGCAGCGGCGGCCAGCGCCTGGCCGACCTCCGCGCCCTGTACGGCGTGACGACCGCCGAGACGCCGGAGGACAAGGATCGGCTGCTGACCGAGGCCGATGTCGTCATCCTGAGCATGAAGCCCAAGGACGCCGAGGAGGCGCTCCGCTCCGTCGCCGCCACGCTGCGGCCCGGACAGCTGATCGTCTCGATGATCGCCGGACTCTCCATCCGGACGATCCAGGCGCTGCTGGGGCAGCCGCTGGCGGTCGTGCGCACGATGCCCAACACGTCCAGCTCGATCGGCCTCGGCGCGACCGGCCTCAGCTTCTCCGGCGAGGCCAGCGACGAGCAGCGCCGCATCGGCGAGCAGCTGTTCCGCTCCGTCGGCATGACGGTCACGGTCGAGGAGCCGCTCCTCGAAGCGGTGACCGGCGTGTCCGGCAGCGGCCCGGCTTATCTCTACTACATCATGGAATCGATGATCCAGGCCGGCGTCGAGCTCGGTCTCGACAGCGCGCTCGCGCGCGAGCTGACCGTGCAGACGATGCTCGGCGCCGCCGAGATGATGCGGGTTACCGGCGAGGAGCCGGCCGAGCTGCGCCGCCAGGTGACGAGTCCCGGCGGCACGACCCAGGCGGCGATCGCGCTCATGGAGGAGCATGGGGTCGGCCTGCATTTCCGCCAAGGAATGAAAAAATCGGCCGAGCGCGCTTCCGAAATCGGCCGCGATCTGGAAAGGAGCGTTCTAGGTGAGTGA
- a CDS encoding carbon-nitrogen family hydrolase, whose translation MSGNGGKLRISALQLHIDAGEPELNFARVRSRLQEAAAAADKPDVIVLPEMWNTGYALDRIGELADPDGERTRAMLSAFSREAGVHVVGGSIAEKRAQEVYNAAYAFNREGELAGQYEKMHLFRLMEEEKHLAAGSRLGLFPLEGADAAMMICYDIRFPELARSLALAGAKALFVPAEWPKPRLHHWRSLLIARAIENQMYVIACNRTGTSGETEFFGHSMIVDPWGEVLAEAGEEETILSADIDLALVDEVRARIPVFEDRRPQLYRL comes from the coding sequence ATGAGCGGAAACGGAGGCAAGCTGCGCATCTCGGCGCTGCAGCTTCATATAGACGCGGGAGAGCCGGAGCTGAACTTTGCCCGGGTGCGGTCCCGGCTGCAGGAGGCGGCCGCGGCGGCGGACAAGCCCGACGTGATCGTGCTGCCGGAGATGTGGAACACCGGCTACGCGCTCGACCGCATCGGCGAGCTGGCCGACCCGGACGGGGAGCGGACGCGCGCGATGCTGTCGGCGTTCAGCCGGGAGGCGGGCGTGCATGTCGTCGGCGGTTCGATCGCCGAAAAAAGGGCGCAGGAGGTGTACAACGCCGCCTACGCCTTCAATCGGGAGGGAGAGCTGGCCGGACAGTACGAAAAAATGCATCTGTTCCGGCTGATGGAGGAAGAAAAGCATCTGGCGGCCGGCTCGCGCCTGGGACTGTTCCCGCTGGAAGGGGCGGACGCGGCGATGATGATCTGCTACGACATCCGTTTCCCGGAGCTGGCTCGCTCGCTCGCGCTCGCGGGAGCGAAGGCGCTGTTCGTGCCGGCGGAGTGGCCGAAGCCGCGCCTGCATCACTGGCGCTCGCTGCTGATCGCGCGCGCGATCGAGAACCAGATGTACGTCATTGCGTGCAACCGCACGGGCACGAGCGGGGAGACGGAGTTTTTCGGCCACTCGATGATCGTCGACCCATGGGGCGAGGTGCTCGCCGAAGCCGGGGAAGAAGAGACGATCCTGAGCGCCGACATCGATCTGGCCCTTGTCGACGAGGTGCGGGCCCGCATCCCCGTCTTCGAGGACCGCAGGCCGCAGCTCTACCGGCTCTAG
- a CDS encoding LysR family transcriptional regulator: MELRQLHYVIQIAKELNFSRAAEKLHIAQPSLSQQLSKLEKEIGVLLVRRTTNSVELTHAGEVFVDKAQDILDRIEQLKTEMEDMAQMKRGRLVIGSLPITGSHILPIVLPEFGQRFPDIELVLVEDTTAKLEQLAGSGQTDISLLTLPLIDPTLVYEPLIREEITLAVPPSHPLAGRREPIGLETLKDEPFIVLKKGQGFRQIALDLCAGAGFQPRIVFESSNIETVQSLVAAGMGVSFIPQMIAQGRRTEFTPSFIPIKGKPSRTLVIASRKGRYLSKAAEAFIETMKASVSRHYGGQD; encoded by the coding sequence ATGGAATTACGCCAGCTGCACTATGTCATCCAGATCGCCAAGGAGCTGAACTTCTCGCGCGCGGCCGAGAAGCTCCACATCGCCCAGCCGTCGCTCAGCCAGCAGCTGTCCAAGCTCGAGAAGGAGATCGGCGTGCTGCTCGTCCGCCGCACGACCAACTCCGTCGAGCTCACCCATGCGGGGGAAGTGTTCGTGGACAAGGCCCAGGACATCCTCGACCGCATCGAGCAGCTCAAGACCGAGATGGAGGACATGGCCCAGATGAAACGGGGACGCCTCGTCATCGGCAGCCTGCCGATCACCGGCTCGCACATCCTCCCGATCGTGCTGCCGGAGTTCGGCCAGCGCTTCCCCGACATCGAGCTCGTGCTCGTCGAGGATACGACCGCCAAGCTCGAGCAGCTCGCGGGAAGCGGTCAGACCGACATCAGCCTGCTGACGCTGCCGCTCATCGATCCGACCCTCGTCTATGAGCCGCTCATCCGCGAGGAGATCACGCTCGCCGTGCCGCCGAGCCATCCGCTGGCCGGCCGCCGGGAGCCGATCGGGCTGGAGACGCTGAAGGACGAGCCGTTCATCGTGCTCAAGAAAGGCCAGGGCTTCCGCCAGATCGCCCTCGACCTGTGCGCGGGCGCCGGCTTCCAGCCGCGCATCGTGTTCGAGAGCAGCAACATCGAGACGGTGCAGTCGCTCGTCGCGGCGGGCATGGGCGTCTCGTTCATCCCGCAGATGATCGCGCAAGGGCGCCGCACCGAGTTCACACCGTCCTTCATCCCGATCAAGGGCAAGCCGTCGCGGACGCTCGTCATCGCCAGCCGCAAGGGCCGCTACCTGTCCAAAGCGGCGGAAGCCTTCATCGAGACGATGAAGGCTTCCGTCAGCCGCCATTACGGCGGACAGGACTAG
- the leuC gene encoding 3-isopropylmalate dehydratase large subunit: protein MKKRTMFEKIWDNHVIHAEEGKPSILYIDLHLVHEVTSPQAFEGLRLSGRQVRRPDRTFATMDHNVPTKDRFNIKDPISKQQVDTLTQNCADFGVKLFDLNNIDQGVVHVMGPEIGLTWPGKTIVCGDSHTSTHGAFGALAFGIGTSEVEHVLATQCLQQSKPRTMAIRFKGSRKPGVTAKDMILGLIAQYGTDFATGYVLEYTGESIASLSMEERMTVCNMSIEGGARAGLIAPDETTFEYLRGREYAPQGADFDRAIEAWRQLTTDEGAEYDTVLEFDVNSLIPQVTWGTSPGMGTDITSAVPNPSDLPTENERKAAEKALEYMDLKPGTPMADIPIDYVFIGSCTNGRIEDLRAAAEIARGYQVSDRVTAIVVPGSGRVKMQAEKEGLDKVFVEAGFEWREAGCSMCLAMNPDVLQPGQRCASTSNRNFEGRQGRGGRTHLVSPAMAAAAAIEGRFTDVRDWKIKQAVAN, encoded by the coding sequence ATGAAAAAGCGCACCATGTTCGAAAAAATCTGGGACAATCACGTCATTCACGCGGAAGAGGGCAAGCCGAGCATCCTCTACATCGACCTGCATCTCGTCCACGAGGTCACGTCGCCGCAGGCGTTCGAGGGCCTGCGCCTTTCGGGACGCCAGGTCCGCCGTCCGGACCGCACGTTCGCGACGATGGACCACAACGTTCCGACCAAGGACCGCTTCAACATCAAGGACCCGATCTCCAAGCAGCAGGTCGACACGCTCACGCAGAACTGCGCCGACTTCGGCGTCAAGCTGTTCGACCTGAACAATATCGACCAAGGCGTCGTGCATGTCATGGGGCCTGAGATCGGCCTCACCTGGCCGGGCAAGACGATCGTCTGCGGCGACAGCCACACGAGCACGCATGGCGCGTTCGGCGCGCTGGCGTTCGGCATCGGCACGAGCGAGGTGGAGCATGTGCTCGCGACCCAGTGCCTGCAGCAGTCCAAGCCGCGGACGATGGCGATCCGCTTCAAGGGCAGCCGCAAGCCGGGCGTCACCGCCAAGGACATGATCCTCGGCCTGATCGCCCAGTACGGCACCGACTTCGCGACCGGCTACGTGCTGGAGTATACGGGCGAGTCGATCGCTTCGCTGTCGATGGAGGAGCGCATGACCGTCTGCAACATGAGCATCGAGGGCGGAGCGCGCGCCGGCCTGATCGCTCCGGACGAGACGACGTTCGAGTACCTGCGCGGCCGCGAGTACGCGCCGCAGGGAGCGGACTTCGACCGGGCGATCGAGGCCTGGCGTCAGCTGACGACCGACGAAGGCGCGGAGTACGACACCGTGCTCGAGTTCGACGTCAACAGCCTGATCCCGCAAGTCACCTGGGGCACGAGCCCCGGCATGGGCACCGACATCACGTCGGCCGTGCCGAATCCGTCCGACCTCCCGACGGAGAACGAGCGCAAGGCGGCCGAGAAGGCGCTGGAATACATGGATCTGAAGCCGGGCACGCCGATGGCCGACATTCCGATCGACTACGTGTTCATCGGCTCCTGCACGAACGGGCGCATCGAGGACCTGCGCGCCGCCGCCGAGATCGCGCGGGGCTACCAGGTCAGCGACCGCGTGACCGCGATCGTCGTGCCGGGCTCCGGCCGCGTCAAGATGCAGGCGGAGAAGGAAGGGCTCGACAAGGTGTTCGTCGAGGCCGGCTTCGAGTGGCGCGAGGCAGGCTGCTCGATGTGCCTCGCGATGAACCCGGACGTGCTGCAGCCGGGACAGCGCTGCGCCTCCACGTCCAACCGCAACTTCGAGGGACGCCAGGGACGCGGCGGCCGCACGCATCTCGTCTCCCCGGCGATGGCCGCAGCGGCCGCGATCGAGGGCCGCTTCACGGACGTGCGCGACTGGAAGATCAAGCAGGCGGTAGCGAACTAA
- the mtnB gene encoding methylthioribulose 1-phosphate dehydratase: MSEYQEHLARLEEKQRAYAELAEVKELFASRGWFAGTSGNLSVRVGGFEPGDFQFAITASGKDKSKRTAEDFLLVDQNGKPSEPTALKPSAETLIHCEIYRLTGAGAIFHIHSVYSNVISEWFWERRSVPVTGVELIKGLGIWEEEAHIEIPIVPNYADIPRIVPEITDALQPRLPGVLLRKHGIYAWGKDAFEAKRHLESFEFLFEYVYRWELLQGSRR, translated from the coding sequence ATGAGCGAGTATCAAGAGCACCTCGCGCGGCTGGAGGAAAAGCAGCGCGCCTACGCCGAGCTGGCCGAGGTCAAGGAGCTGTTCGCCTCGCGCGGCTGGTTCGCCGGCACGAGCGGCAACCTGTCGGTGCGCGTCGGCGGCTTCGAGCCCGGCGACTTCCAGTTCGCCATCACGGCGAGCGGCAAGGACAAGTCCAAGCGCACGGCGGAGGACTTCCTGCTCGTCGACCAGAACGGCAAGCCGAGCGAGCCGACGGCGCTGAAGCCGTCCGCCGAGACGCTGATCCACTGCGAGATCTACCGCCTCACCGGGGCGGGCGCCATCTTCCATATCCATTCCGTCTACAGCAACGTCATCTCGGAGTGGTTCTGGGAGCGCCGCTCCGTCCCGGTCACAGGCGTCGAGCTCATCAAGGGGCTCGGCATCTGGGAGGAAGAAGCGCACATCGAGATCCCGATCGTGCCGAACTACGCCGACATCCCGCGCATCGTCCCGGAGATCACGGACGCGCTCCAGCCGCGCCTGCCGGGCGTGCTGCTGCGCAAGCATGGCATCTACGCCTGGGGCAAGGACGCCTTCGAGGCGAAGCGCCATCTCGAGTCGTTCGAGTTCCTGTTCGAATACGTCTACCGCTGGGAGCTGCTGCAGGGCAGCCGCCGCTGA
- a CDS encoding 2,3-diketo-5-methylthiopentyl-1-phosphate enolase — protein MCVATYRVHDDKADFAEKAQSIAVGLTVGSWTDLPELRKAEMEKHLGRVLSIEEHEGDGSPGSRHADIRIAYPDLNFSRDIPALLVTVFGKLSMDGRVKLLDLDVSEGFQGAFAGPKFGIAGVREQLGVHGRPLLMSIFKSVIGHDLRGLEEQFYQQALGGVDLIKDDEILFENEEIGIDRRVAVCMEAARRASEQTGQKLLYAVNLTGPTSRLHEQARRAIAEGANALLFNALAYGYDALHELAADPSVNVPIAAHPAMAGAFYPSPHYGIAAPLLLGKLMRLAGADLVLFPSPYGSVVMPKEENLAITAALLDPTRPMRTSFPVPSAGIHPGLVPLLLRDFGIESVVNAGGGVHGHPGGAAAGGHAFRQAIDASMAGIPLQQAAQEPGREALRAAVDAWGVREA, from the coding sequence ATGTGCGTCGCGACGTACCGCGTCCATGACGACAAGGCCGATTTCGCCGAAAAGGCCCAGTCCATCGCGGTCGGCCTGACGGTAGGCAGCTGGACCGATCTGCCCGAGCTGCGCAAGGCCGAGATGGAGAAGCATCTCGGACGCGTCCTCTCCATCGAGGAGCATGAAGGAGACGGATCTCCGGGCAGCCGGCATGCCGACATCCGCATCGCCTACCCCGATCTCAACTTCAGCCGCGACATTCCCGCGCTGCTCGTCACCGTCTTTGGCAAGCTGTCGATGGACGGACGGGTCAAGCTGCTGGATCTGGACGTGTCGGAAGGCTTCCAAGGCGCGTTCGCCGGACCGAAGTTCGGCATCGCCGGCGTGCGAGAGCAGCTCGGCGTCCACGGCCGTCCGCTGCTGATGAGCATCTTCAAATCCGTCATCGGCCATGATCTGCGCGGGCTCGAGGAGCAGTTCTACCAGCAGGCTCTCGGCGGCGTCGATCTGATCAAGGATGACGAGATCCTGTTCGAGAACGAGGAGATCGGCATCGACCGCCGCGTCGCGGTGTGCATGGAGGCCGCCCGCCGGGCATCCGAGCAGACGGGACAGAAGCTGCTCTATGCCGTCAACCTGACCGGCCCGACGTCGCGGCTGCATGAGCAGGCGCGACGGGCGATCGCCGAAGGCGCCAACGCGCTGCTGTTCAACGCGCTCGCCTACGGCTACGACGCGCTGCATGAGCTGGCGGCCGATCCGTCCGTGAATGTGCCGATCGCCGCCCATCCGGCGATGGCCGGCGCGTTCTATCCGTCGCCGCACTACGGCATCGCCGCCCCGCTGCTGCTCGGCAAGCTGATGCGGCTCGCCGGCGCCGACCTCGTGCTCTTCCCTTCGCCGTACGGCTCGGTCGTCATGCCCAAGGAAGAGAATCTCGCGATCACTGCGGCGTTGCTCGATCCGACCCGTCCGATGCGGACGAGCTTCCCGGTGCCGTCCGCCGGCATCCACCCCGGCCTCGTGCCGCTGCTGCTGCGCGATTTCGGCATCGAGTCGGTCGTCAACGCGGGCGGCGGCGTGCACGGCCATCCCGGCGGCGCTGCCGCCGGCGGCCATGCGTTCCGCCAGGCGATCGATGCCTCCATGGCGGGCATTCCGCTGCAGCAGGCGGCGCAGGAGCCGGGACGCGAGGCGCTGCGCGCCGCCGTGGACGCCTGGGGAGTGCGCGAGGCGTAA
- a CDS encoding 2-hydroxy-3-keto-5-methylthiopentenyl-1-phosphate phosphatase, with amino-acid sequence MSLEPKKQVLFCDFDGTITENDNIVAIIKHFDPQGWQQLVQDTIDQRISVQEGVGSLFRLLPASMKDEVVRYAIGNAVIRDGFRELLDYCRDQDIEFFVTSGGIDFFVYPLLEPFGIPHDHIYCNGADFGGERIEILWPHRCDGDCPNGSCGMCKTAVIRRFPADRYERILIGDSVTDFEGARLADLVFSRAHLTAKCRELGLPHLEFSTFHDVVRGLEERQQAKKERNVR; translated from the coding sequence ATGAGCTTGGAACCGAAAAAACAAGTGCTGTTCTGCGACTTCGACGGCACGATCACCGAGAACGACAACATCGTCGCGATCATCAAGCATTTCGATCCGCAAGGCTGGCAGCAGCTCGTGCAGGATACGATCGACCAGCGCATCTCCGTGCAGGAGGGCGTCGGCTCGCTGTTCCGCCTTCTCCCCGCCTCGATGAAGGACGAGGTCGTCCGCTACGCGATCGGCAATGCCGTCATCCGGGACGGCTTCCGCGAGCTGCTCGACTATTGCCGGGATCAGGACATCGAGTTCTTCGTCACGAGCGGCGGCATCGACTTCTTCGTCTATCCGCTGCTGGAGCCGTTCGGCATCCCGCATGACCATATCTATTGCAACGGCGCCGACTTCGGAGGGGAGCGCATCGAGATCCTATGGCCGCACCGCTGCGACGGCGACTGTCCGAACGGCAGCTGCGGCATGTGCAAGACGGCCGTCATCCGCCGCTTTCCGGCGGACCGGTACGAGCGCATCCTGATCGGGGACAGCGTGACCGACTTCGAGGGGGCGAGGCTCGCCGATCTCGTCTTCTCGCGCGCCCATCTCACGGCCAAGTGCCGGGAGCTCGGACTGCCGCATCTGGAGTTCTCGACGTTTCACGATGTCGTGCGCGGCCTTGAGGAGCGTCAGCAAGCCAAGAAAGAGAGGAACGTACGATGA